The following are encoded together in the Chloroflexota bacterium genome:
- a CDS encoding GAF domain-containing protein translates to MASATVLLIMLDEDARRLVGKALQAAGFEAKVPTEVGEDGLPRFSESVEADAILVDEKALALPALGAWLDGVPYLPVLLFAAQASRETLLRAVQVGAIDIITPPVRYEDLVQAIQRALTRQEAVRRWVREQTRRHTQELQGHIDELQTLLEVGRILASELDPDKVLTAVVNAAVDFTDAEESTLFLLDEHTGELYLRASRDLRSGAANTLRLKVNDSLAGQVVRSGQPVILDSDSPEKIKTAYLVHALIYVPLLLHGRVIGVLGVDNREKRGGFTERHVARLNALADYAAIALDNAQLFTATIHERRKLETVLRHVKEGVLVLDESGEVVLINDLARLVMDIPGDTQIIGRTFIDLCRNAEVEKGIQQALGGKEYRTEITAPDGRVFSLQAIPIPGVGAAVTFHDVTHFKELDRIKSEFVSAVSHDLRSPLTAILGYVELLERAGPLTPMQQHFVARVRTSVQNITALINDLLDLGRIEAGFEVEKEVLSIATVVRYAVDGLLPQAEAKHQHLVARVAEALPPVLGNAVRLRQMLDNIIGNAIKYTPKGGLIEVEVESRGNQVILRVRDNGPGIPPSEQPYIFNKFFRGSNVASEQPGTGLGLAIVKSIVESHHGRVWVKSEVGKGTEFTVVLPGMENGGGAAEDGL, encoded by the coding sequence ATGGCCTCGGCGACAGTTTTACTCATCATGCTGGATGAAGACGCCCGCCGCCTGGTTGGCAAGGCGTTGCAGGCCGCGGGCTTTGAGGCCAAAGTGCCGACCGAGGTGGGGGAAGATGGTTTGCCGCGCTTTTCCGAAAGCGTGGAAGCCGATGCCATTCTCGTTGACGAGAAGGCCCTGGCTTTGCCTGCGTTGGGCGCCTGGCTCGATGGCGTGCCCTATTTGCCGGTGTTGCTCTTCGCGGCGCAGGCTTCGCGTGAAACTTTGCTGCGCGCGGTGCAGGTTGGGGCGATTGACATCATCACCCCGCCGGTGCGCTACGAAGACCTTGTGCAGGCCATCCAGCGGGCGTTGACCCGGCAAGAGGCGGTGCGGCGGTGGGTGCGCGAACAAACCCGTCGGCACACTCAGGAGTTGCAGGGACACATCGACGAATTGCAAACCCTTTTGGAAGTGGGGCGCATTCTCGCTTCGGAATTGGACCCCGATAAAGTGCTCACGGCCGTGGTCAATGCCGCTGTTGATTTTACCGACGCCGAGGAGAGCACCCTCTTTTTGCTGGATGAGCACACGGGGGAACTTTACCTGCGTGCCTCGCGCGACCTCCGCTCTGGCGCGGCCAACACACTGCGCTTGAAGGTGAACGATTCCCTCGCCGGCCAGGTAGTGCGCTCCGGCCAGCCGGTGATTTTGGACAGCGACTCTCCCGAAAAAATCAAAACGGCTTACCTGGTCCACGCTCTGATTTACGTGCCACTGTTGCTCCACGGGCGAGTGATTGGGGTGCTGGGGGTGGACAATCGGGAAAAGCGGGGCGGCTTTACTGAGCGCCACGTGGCCCGCCTGAACGCCCTCGCCGATTACGCCGCCATCGCGCTGGATAACGCGCAATTGTTTACGGCCACCATCCACGAGCGTCGCAAGTTGGAAACCGTGCTGCGGCACGTCAAAGAAGGTGTGCTGGTGCTGGATGAAAGCGGCGAGGTGGTGCTCATCAACGATTTGGCCCGCCTGGTGATGGACATCCCCGGCGATACGCAAATCATTGGGCGAACTTTTATTGACCTTTGCCGCAATGCCGAGGTAGAAAAAGGCATTCAGCAGGCGTTGGGGGGCAAGGAATACCGCACGGAAATCACCGCGCCCGATGGGCGGGTGTTTAGCCTCCAGGCCATTCCCATCCCCGGCGTGGGCGCTGCCGTCACCTTCCACGACGTGACCCACTTCAAGGAACTGGACCGCATCAAGAGCGAGTTTGTCAGCGCGGTTTCCCACGATTTGCGCTCGCCTTTGACTGCCATTTTGGGGTATGTGGAACTCCTGGAGCGGGCGGGCCCTCTGACGCCCATGCAGCAGCACTTCGTGGCGCGCGTCCGCACCAGCGTGCAGAATATCACGGCGCTGATCAACGACCTGCTCGACCTGGGGCGCATCGAGGCTGGCTTCGAGGTGGAAAAGGAAGTGCTTTCCATTGCCACGGTTGTGCGTTATGCCGTTGATGGGCTGTTGCCCCAGGCCGAAGCCAAGCATCAGCACCTGGTGGCCCGTGTTGCCGAGGCGTTACCGCCGGTGCTGGGCAACGCTGTCCGTCTGCGGCAGATGCTCGATAACATTATCGGCAACGCCATCAAATATACGCCGAAAGGCGGCCTGATTGAGGTGGAAGTCGAGAGCCGCGGTAATCAGGTCATCCTGCGGGTGCGCGATAATGGGCCGGGCATTCCTCCCAGCGAGCAGCCTTACATTTTCAACAAGTTTTTCCGGGGCAGCAATGTAGCCTCCGAACAGCCGGGCACGGGCCTTGGGCTGGCGATTGTCAAGTCCATTGTAGAAAGCCACCACGGACGGGTGTGGGTAAAATCGGAAGTGGGCAAAGGCACCGAGTTTACCGTGGTGCTGCCGGGGATGGAAAATGGGGGTGGCGCGGCGGAAGACGGCCTGTAA
- the queG gene encoding tRNA epoxyqueuosine(34) reductase QueG — MTPRDLTARLKAEARRLGFHLVGVTDCAPPTTYAAYAAWLGAGHHASMAYMARERNRERRADPRRILPECRSILVLGIRYFQQSALPPPEKGQGRVAAYAWGADYHDIVVEKLRSLVAFLESEVGAPVPNRYYTDTGPVLEREYAVRAGLGWVGKNAMLISPRLGSYLVLAEVLLGVLLEPAPPFATDHCGTCTRCIEACPTQAILPGRTVDANRCISYLTIENKGSIPADLRPQMGDWVFGCDVCQMVCPWNRRAPLEGDPALAPRPEVPRPLLTDELRLTPQAFNRKFKGSPIKRAKRRGYLRNVAVALGNLGDLAAVPALVEALHDPEPLVRAHAAWALGRLGTPQACQALEAALTEEADPEVRAEIMAARCG, encoded by the coding sequence GTGACCCCTCGTGATCTGACTGCGCGCTTGAAAGCCGAAGCCCGTCGTTTGGGCTTTCACCTTGTTGGTGTGACCGACTGCGCCCCGCCGACCACCTACGCGGCCTATGCGGCATGGCTGGGCGCGGGGCATCACGCGAGCATGGCCTATATGGCGCGCGAGCGCAATCGCGAGCGCCGCGCTGACCCGCGGCGCATCTTGCCGGAGTGCCGCAGCATTCTGGTGCTTGGCATCCGTTATTTCCAGCAAAGCGCCCTTCCGCCGCCGGAAAAGGGGCAGGGGCGGGTGGCTGCTTATGCCTGGGGCGCTGATTATCACGATATTGTAGTGGAGAAACTGCGCTCGCTGGTGGCCTTCCTGGAAAGCGAGGTCGGCGCGCCCGTGCCCAACCGCTATTACACCGATACCGGCCCGGTGCTGGAACGCGAATATGCTGTGCGAGCCGGGCTGGGCTGGGTGGGCAAGAACGCCATGCTCATCAGCCCCCGCCTCGGTTCGTACCTCGTTTTGGCCGAAGTGCTGCTGGGGGTGCTGTTGGAACCCGCCCCGCCTTTTGCTACCGACCATTGCGGCACGTGCACCCGCTGCATCGAAGCCTGCCCCACGCAGGCCATTTTACCTGGTCGCACGGTTGATGCCAATCGCTGCATCTCTTACCTCACGATTGAAAACAAGGGGAGCATTCCCGCCGACCTGCGCCCTCAGATGGGCGATTGGGTGTTCGGTTGCGATGTCTGCCAGATGGTGTGCCCCTGGAACCGCCGCGCCCCCCTGGAAGGCGACCCTGCCCTTGCGCCCCGCCCCGAGGTGCCGCGCCCTTTGCTCACCGATGAACTGCGTCTGACGCCGCAAGCCTTCAACCGCAAGTTCAAGGGCAGCCCCATCAAACGGGCCAAACGGCGCGGCTACTTGCGGAATGTAGCCGTGGCGTTGGGCAATCTGGGCGACCTCGCGGCTGTGCCGGCCTTAGTGGAAGCCCTGCACGACCCCGAGCCGCTCGTGCGCGCCCATGCCGCCTGGGCCCTGGGCCGCCTCGGCACGCCGCAAGCCTGCCAGGCCCTGGAAGCCGCGCTGACCGAGGAAGCCGACCCAGAGGTGCGCGCCGAAATCATGGCCGCGCGTTGTGGCTGA